A genomic window from Streptomyces sp. NBC_01429 includes:
- a CDS encoding methyltransferase domain-containing protein — protein MTRTLTQHDQQPSRTAPALAADAGGRARDWAEIQERMLVPLYEAVYERLEVRAGTRVLGLGCGTGLALLLATTRGARVTGVDSDTERLALARERLAASADHDGAAAPPPGAGTLLPEERMADMADAGTEPGRAPYDLITAFQPIGSAADGARGLGPTLRTAIPLAGRGTPVVLAGWGPPERCATDAVLRVAGRLTDRLRKGGWHPAHRDDLEDVAARAGLKPDGSGRVACPFGYADQDSAVRGLLSTGVFDGAIRATDRRQVEKEIGEALHPHLRRDGTVWMPNVFRYLIARTP, from the coding sequence ATGACACGTACGCTCACCCAGCACGATCAGCAGCCGTCACGTACGGCTCCGGCGCTCGCCGCGGACGCCGGTGGACGCGCCCGGGACTGGGCCGAGATCCAGGAACGGATGCTGGTCCCGCTCTACGAAGCGGTCTACGAACGCCTGGAGGTGCGCGCCGGGACCCGGGTACTCGGACTCGGCTGCGGCACCGGCCTCGCCCTGCTGCTCGCCACCACCCGGGGCGCGCGGGTGACCGGCGTGGACTCCGACACCGAACGGCTCGCGCTGGCCAGGGAGCGGCTGGCCGCGAGCGCGGACCACGACGGCGCCGCCGCACCGCCGCCGGGCGCCGGGACGCTGCTGCCGGAGGAGCGCATGGCCGACATGGCCGATGCCGGTACGGAGCCGGGACGCGCGCCGTACGACCTGATCACCGCGTTCCAGCCGATCGGCAGCGCGGCCGACGGCGCGCGGGGGCTCGGGCCGACGCTGCGGACGGCCATACCGCTGGCCGGGCGCGGCACCCCGGTGGTGCTGGCCGGCTGGGGGCCGCCGGAGCGGTGCGCCACGGACGCGGTGCTGCGGGTCGCCGGCCGGCTGACCGACCGGCTGCGCAAGGGCGGCTGGCACCCGGCGCACCGGGACGACCTGGAGGACGTCGCGGCGCGCGCCGGACTGAAACCGGACGGCTCGGGCCGGGTGGCGTGCCCCTTCGGGTACGCGGACCAGGACAGCGCGGTACGCGGGCTGCTGTCGACCGGGGTGTTCGACGGGGCGATCCGGGCGACGGACCGGCGGCAGGTGGAGAAGGAGATCGGCGAGGCGCTCCATCCCCATCTGCGGCGTGACGGCACGGTGTGGATGCCCAATGTCTTCCGGTACCTGATCGCCAGAACGCCCTGA
- a CDS encoding bifunctional DNA primase/polymerase: protein MVFTIGGIRTMGGIREMRSGSRRRGRATECTEVAEYTGLWGWDVVPGVPGGGGRCSCGDTGCAAPGAHPLGPDEIPAGSTLGEVSEAWSRVPGAAVLLPVGRGFDVIDVAEPAGSRALVRLERMGLPVGPVLATPAGRAHFFVAPGAAAELPELLYRMGWDDADLDLHALGPGTHVAAPPSRVAGLGPVRWLRPPSLDTAAAPPQARLLLGTLAYICHRSATG from the coding sequence ATGGTCTTCACGATCGGCGGTATCCGGACGATGGGCGGCATCCGCGAGATGCGCTCCGGCTCACGCCGCCGGGGGCGCGCCACGGAGTGCACCGAGGTGGCGGAGTACACCGGCCTCTGGGGCTGGGACGTGGTCCCCGGCGTCCCGGGCGGGGGCGGGAGATGCTCCTGCGGCGATACGGGCTGCGCGGCGCCCGGCGCCCATCCGCTGGGCCCGGACGAGATTCCGGCGGGCTCGACGCTCGGCGAGGTCAGCGAGGCGTGGTCCCGGGTGCCGGGCGCGGCGGTGCTGCTCCCGGTGGGCCGGGGCTTCGACGTCATCGATGTCGCGGAACCGGCGGGCAGCCGGGCGCTGGTCCGGCTGGAGCGGATGGGGCTGCCCGTGGGGCCCGTCCTGGCGACCCCGGCCGGGCGCGCGCACTTCTTCGTCGCGCCGGGCGCGGCGGCCGAACTCCCCGAGCTGCTCTACCGCATGGGCTGGGACGACGCGGACCTCGACCTGCACGCCCTGGGGCCCGGTACGCACGTGGCGGCCCCGCCGTCCCGGGTGGCCGGTCTCGGCCCGGTCCGCTGGCTGCGCCCGCCGTCCCTGGACACGGCGGCCGCCCCGCCCCAGGCCCGGCTGCTGCTCGGCACCCTGGCGTACATCTGCCACCGGTCGGCCACGGGGTAG
- a CDS encoding ammonium transporter — MNGADTAFVLISAALVMLMTPGLAFFYGGMVRVKSALNMLMMSLISLAIVSVVWVLYGYSLTFGDDIGGGLLGNLDHIGFKGISVDLLTDGKTGIPVFAFALFQMMFAILTPALMSGALADRVKFSAWALFITLWVSVVYFPVAHWVWSSDGWLHSLGVIDFAGGTAVHINAGVGALAAVLVVGKRIGFKKDPMRPHSLPLVVLGMALLWFGWFGFNAGSELAADGTAALMAFNTQIATAAAMVGWLAYERIRHGAFTTLGAASGAIAGLVAITPSGANVSPFGAILIGVVAGAICSWAVSLKYKLGYDDSLDVVGVHLVGGVIGTLLVGLLATDGMGGLEQFGKQAVGAFSVMAYSFVVSWILAKIVDATIGFRASEDDETSGVDMAYHAESAYDYSAVGGSPSGRSSVAAPDQDQTVAAATSKKVDA; from the coding sequence TTGAATGGCGCAGATACCGCATTCGTACTGATCAGTGCCGCGCTCGTCATGCTGATGACGCCCGGCCTGGCATTCTTCTACGGCGGCATGGTGCGGGTGAAGAGTGCCCTCAACATGCTCATGATGTCCCTGATCTCGCTCGCGATCGTCAGCGTCGTGTGGGTCCTCTACGGATACTCACTGACCTTCGGTGACGACATCGGCGGCGGGCTCCTGGGCAACCTCGACCACATCGGCTTCAAGGGCATCTCGGTCGACCTCCTGACCGACGGCAAGACCGGAATCCCGGTCTTCGCCTTCGCGCTCTTCCAGATGATGTTCGCGATCCTCACCCCGGCCCTGATGAGCGGCGCGCTCGCGGACCGCGTGAAGTTCAGCGCCTGGGCACTGTTCATCACCCTCTGGGTCTCCGTGGTCTACTTCCCGGTCGCGCACTGGGTCTGGAGCAGCGACGGCTGGCTGCACAGCCTCGGTGTGATCGACTTCGCCGGTGGTACGGCGGTCCACATCAACGCCGGTGTCGGCGCCCTCGCCGCGGTCCTCGTGGTCGGCAAGCGCATCGGATTCAAGAAGGACCCGATGCGGCCGCACAGCCTGCCGCTCGTCGTCCTCGGCATGGCCCTCCTGTGGTTCGGCTGGTTCGGCTTCAACGCCGGCTCGGAGCTGGCCGCCGACGGCACCGCCGCGCTGATGGCCTTCAACACGCAGATCGCCACCGCCGCAGCGATGGTCGGCTGGCTCGCCTACGAGCGGATCCGGCACGGCGCGTTCACCACGCTGGGCGCCGCCTCCGGCGCCATCGCCGGTCTGGTCGCGATCACGCCCTCCGGTGCCAACGTCAGCCCGTTCGGCGCCATCCTCATCGGTGTCGTCGCCGGCGCGATCTGCTCCTGGGCGGTCAGCCTCAAGTACAAGCTCGGTTACGACGACTCCCTCGACGTCGTCGGCGTCCACCTCGTCGGCGGTGTCATCGGCACCCTGCTCGTGGGCCTGCTGGCCACGGACGGCATGGGCGGCCTGGAGCAGTTCGGCAAGCAGGCCGTCGGAGCCTTCTCCGTCATGGCGTACTCCTTCGTCGTCTCCTGGATCCTCGCCAAGATCGTCGACGCCACCATCGGCTTCCGTGCCTCGGAGGACGACGAGACCAGCGGTGTCGACATGGCGTACCACGCGGAATCGGCGTACGACTACAGCGCGGTCGGGGGCTCCCCGTCCGGCCGTAGTAGCGTCGCCGCCCCGGACCAGGACCAGACCGTCGCCGCCGCGACGAGCAAGAAGGTGGACGCATGA
- a CDS encoding P-II family nitrogen regulator, with protein MKLITAVVKPHRLDEIKEALQAFGVQGLTVTEASGYGRQRGHTEVYRGAEYTVDLVPKIRIEVLVEDDDAEQLIDVVVKAARTGKIGDGKVWSVPVETAVRVRTGERGPDAL; from the coding sequence ATGAAGCTCATCACCGCAGTCGTGAAGCCACACCGGCTGGACGAGATCAAGGAGGCCCTCCAGGCCTTCGGCGTCCAGGGGCTCACGGTCACGGAGGCCAGCGGATACGGCCGGCAGCGCGGCCACACCGAGGTCTACCGGGGTGCGGAGTACACCGTCGACCTCGTACCGAAGATCCGTATCGAGGTACTGGTCGAGGACGACGACGCCGAACAGCTCATCGATGTGGTGGTCAAGGCCGCCCGCACCGGCAAGATCGGTGACGGGAAGGTATGGAGCGTGCCGGTCGAGACGGCGGTCCGGGTCCGGACCGGCGAACGCGGCCCGGACGCACTTTAG
- the ffh gene encoding signal recognition particle protein, which produces MFDTLSDRLAATFKSLRGKGRLSPEDIDATAREIRIALLEADVALPVVRAFIAKVKERAAGAEVSQALNPAQQVIKIVNDELIGILGGETRVLRFAKQPPTVIMLAGLQGAGKTTLAGKLGLWLKGQGHTPLLVACDLQRPNAVTQLSVVADRAGVAVYAPEPGNGVGDPVKVAKDSVEYAKTKQHDVVIVDTAGRLGIDEELMRQAADIRDAVSPDEVLFVVDAMIGQDAVNTAEAFRDGVGFDGVVLSKLDGDARGGAALSIAHVTGKQIMFASNGEKLDEFDAFHPDRMASRILDMGDLLTLIEQAEKTFSQAEAEKMASKLASSKGGKDFTLDDFLAQMEQVRKMGSISKLLGMLPGMGQIKDQINNIDEKDVDRTAAIIKSMTPAERHDPVIINGSRRARIARGSGVEVSAVKNLVERFFDARKMMSKMAQGGGMPGMPGVPGMGGGPGRAKKKVKQAKGKQRSGNPMKRKAEEQAAAARRAEGGGLPAAEPDKSFELPDEFKKFMG; this is translated from the coding sequence GTGTTCGATACTCTCTCCGACCGCCTCGCAGCCACATTCAAGAGCCTCCGGGGCAAAGGGCGCCTCAGCCCGGAGGACATCGACGCCACGGCCCGCGAGATCCGCATCGCCCTGCTCGAAGCCGACGTGGCGCTGCCCGTCGTCCGCGCCTTCATCGCGAAGGTCAAGGAGCGCGCGGCCGGCGCCGAGGTCTCCCAGGCGCTGAACCCCGCCCAGCAGGTCATCAAGATCGTCAACGATGAGCTGATCGGCATCCTCGGCGGCGAGACCCGCGTCCTGCGCTTCGCCAAGCAGCCGCCGACCGTGATCATGCTCGCCGGTCTCCAGGGTGCCGGTAAGACCACCCTCGCCGGAAAGCTCGGCCTCTGGCTCAAGGGCCAGGGCCACACCCCGCTGCTCGTCGCCTGTGACCTCCAGCGCCCCAACGCCGTCACCCAGCTCTCCGTGGTCGCCGACCGCGCGGGGGTCGCGGTGTACGCCCCCGAGCCGGGCAACGGCGTCGGCGACCCCGTCAAGGTCGCCAAGGACTCCGTCGAGTACGCGAAGACCAAGCAGCACGACGTCGTCATCGTCGACACGGCGGGCCGTCTCGGCATCGACGAGGAGCTGATGCGCCAGGCCGCGGACATCCGCGACGCCGTCAGCCCCGACGAGGTCCTCTTCGTCGTGGACGCGATGATCGGCCAGGACGCCGTCAACACGGCGGAGGCGTTCCGCGACGGTGTCGGCTTCGACGGTGTCGTCCTCTCCAAGCTCGACGGCGACGCCCGGGGCGGCGCGGCCCTCTCCATCGCGCACGTCACCGGCAAGCAGATCATGTTCGCGTCCAACGGCGAGAAGCTGGACGAGTTCGACGCGTTCCACCCGGACCGCATGGCGTCGCGCATCCTCGACATGGGTGACCTGCTCACCTTGATCGAGCAGGCCGAGAAGACGTTCAGCCAGGCCGAGGCCGAGAAGATGGCCTCCAAGCTGGCGAGCAGCAAGGGTGGCAAGGACTTCACCCTGGACGACTTCCTGGCGCAGATGGAGCAGGTCAGGAAGATGGGCTCCATCTCCAAGCTGCTCGGCATGCTGCCCGGCATGGGGCAGATCAAGGACCAGATCAACAACATCGACGAGAAGGACGTGGACCGCACCGCCGCGATCATCAAGTCGATGACCCCGGCCGAGCGCCACGACCCCGTCATCATCAACGGTTCGCGCCGGGCCCGTATCGCCCGGGGTTCCGGTGTCGAGGTCAGCGCCGTGAAGAACCTCGTGGAGCGCTTCTTCGACGCCCGCAAGATGATGTCCAAGATGGCGCAGGGCGGCGGGATGCCGGGCATGCCGGGCGTCCCGGGGATGGGCGGCGGCCCCGGCCGCGCGAAGAAGAAGGTCAAGCAGGCGAAGGGCAAGCAGCGCTCGGGCAACCCGATGAAGCGCAAGGCCGAGGAGCAGGCGGCGGCGGCACGCCGCGCGGAGGGCGGCGGCCTGCCGGCGGCGGAGCCGGACAAGTCCTTCGAGCTGCCGGACGAGTTCAAGAAGTTCATGGGCTGA
- the rimM gene encoding ribosome maturation factor RimM (Essential for efficient processing of 16S rRNA), protein MQLVVARIGRAHGIKGEVTVEVRTDEPELRLGPGAVLGTEPASAGPLTIETGRVHSGRLLLRFAGVRDRTGAEALRNILLIAEIDPEELPEDPEEFYDHQLMDLDVVLADGTEIGRITEISHLPSQDLFIVERPDGSEVMIPFVEEIVTEIDLEEQRAVIDPPPGLIDDRAEIAAGGDSGGGSVAQDGEGEGRGGDGDR, encoded by the coding sequence GTGCAGTTGGTTGTCGCGCGGATCGGCCGCGCTCATGGCATCAAGGGTGAGGTCACCGTTGAGGTGCGTACGGACGAGCCCGAACTGCGGCTCGGACCCGGCGCCGTACTCGGCACGGAGCCGGCCTCGGCCGGACCGTTGACGATCGAGACCGGCCGGGTGCACAGCGGCAGGCTGCTGCTGCGCTTCGCGGGCGTACGCGACCGCACCGGCGCCGAGGCGCTGCGCAATATCCTGCTGATCGCCGAGATCGACCCGGAGGAACTCCCCGAGGACCCGGAGGAGTTCTACGACCATCAGCTGATGGACCTCGATGTGGTGCTGGCCGACGGTACGGAGATCGGCCGGATCACCGAGATCTCCCATCTGCCCTCGCAGGACCTGTTCATCGTGGAGCGCCCCGACGGCAGCGAGGTGATGATCCCCTTCGTCGAGGAGATCGTCACCGAGATCGACCTGGAGGAGCAGCGGGCCGTCATCGACCCGCCCCCGGGACTGATCGACGACCGCGCGGAGATCGCCGCCGGCGGCGACTCCGGCGGCGGTTCCGTCGCCCAGGACGGCGAAGGCGAAGGGCGCGGCGGGGACG
- a CDS encoding [protein-PII] uridylyltransferase, translating into MTSLEETTEQTDSGPSGYAAARLRLLQEKARSGPPRRAALARLTDDWLNALFTTAARETSVQGAALVAVGGYGRGELSPRSDLDLLLLHDGKSSPAAVAALADRVWYPVWDLGLALDHSVRTPAEVRRTAADDLKVQLGLLDARHIAGDLGLVTGVRTAVLADWRNTAAKRLPALDELCRERAERQGELQFLLEPDLKEARGGLRDATALRAVAASWLADAPREGLADARRRLLDARDALHLTTGRATDRLALQEQDTVATELGLLDADALLRQVYEAARTVSYASDVTWREVNRVLRSRSVRPRLRAMLGGKPAPDRTPLAEGVVEQDGEVVLARTARPERDSVLPLRAAAAAAQAGLPISLHAVRRLAVAAKPLPVPWPAEAREELVTLLGAGESTVPVWEALEAEGLISGLLPDWERVRCRPQRNPVHTWTVDRHLVETAVQASSLTRRVGRPDLLLVCALLHDIGKGWPGDHSVAGEVIARDVAARIGFDREDMAVIATVVRHHLLLIDTATRRDLDDPATVGSVAARVGSLTTLELLHALTEADALATGPAAWSSWRASLVTDLVARVAAVLAGDDPAEPEPTAPSAEQERLAVEALRTGGPVLALHAQTEPPRETADGAGQDTTPEPVGVELLIALPDRPGVLPAAAGVLALHRLTVRAADLRAVELPTELGTSEVLLLSWRVAAAYGSLPQAARLRADLVRALDGSLDIRARLAEREAAYPRRRGVQAPPPRVTVAPTASRHATVIEVRAQDAPGLLHRIGHALETAAVRVRSAHVSTLGANAVDAFYVTTERGRPLPAADAAELASAVETALRG; encoded by the coding sequence GTGACGAGCCTCGAAGAGACCACCGAACAGACAGACTCGGGACCCAGCGGTTACGCGGCGGCCCGGCTGCGCCTCCTCCAGGAGAAGGCGCGGTCCGGGCCGCCGCGCCGTGCCGCGCTCGCCCGGCTCACCGACGACTGGCTGAACGCGCTGTTCACCACCGCCGCCCGGGAGACCTCGGTCCAGGGCGCGGCCCTCGTCGCCGTCGGCGGCTACGGACGCGGGGAACTCTCCCCGCGCAGCGACCTCGACCTGCTGCTCCTGCACGACGGCAAGTCGTCCCCGGCCGCCGTCGCGGCCCTCGCCGACCGGGTCTGGTACCCGGTCTGGGACCTCGGACTCGCCCTCGACCACTCCGTCCGCACCCCCGCCGAGGTGCGCAGGACCGCCGCCGACGACCTCAAGGTGCAGCTCGGGCTCCTCGACGCCCGCCACATCGCCGGCGATCTCGGCCTCGTCACCGGCGTACGCACCGCGGTCCTCGCCGACTGGCGCAACACCGCCGCCAAACGCCTGCCCGCCCTGGACGAACTCTGCCGGGAACGCGCAGAGCGCCAGGGCGAGCTGCAATTCCTGCTCGAACCCGACCTCAAGGAGGCCAGGGGCGGCCTGCGCGACGCCACCGCGCTGCGCGCCGTCGCCGCCTCCTGGCTCGCCGACGCGCCCCGCGAAGGGCTCGCCGACGCCCGCCGCCGGCTCCTCGACGCCCGCGACGCCCTGCACCTGACCACCGGCCGCGCCACCGACCGGCTCGCCCTCCAGGAACAGGACACCGTCGCCACCGAACTCGGCCTGCTCGACGCCGACGCCCTGCTGCGCCAGGTGTACGAGGCCGCGCGCACCGTCTCGTACGCCTCCGACGTCACCTGGCGCGAGGTCAACCGGGTGCTGCGCTCCCGGTCCGTACGCCCCAGGCTGCGGGCCATGCTCGGCGGCAAACCCGCGCCCGACCGCACCCCGCTCGCCGAGGGCGTCGTCGAACAGGACGGCGAGGTCGTCCTCGCCCGCACCGCGCGGCCCGAGCGCGACTCCGTGCTGCCGCTGCGCGCCGCGGCCGCCGCCGCGCAGGCCGGGCTGCCGATCTCCCTGCACGCCGTACGCCGCCTCGCCGTCGCGGCCAAGCCACTGCCGGTGCCCTGGCCCGCCGAGGCCCGCGAGGAACTCGTCACGCTGCTCGGCGCGGGCGAGTCGACCGTCCCCGTCTGGGAGGCGCTCGAAGCCGAGGGACTGATCAGCGGGCTGCTGCCGGACTGGGAGCGGGTCCGCTGCCGCCCCCAGCGCAACCCCGTCCACACCTGGACCGTCGACCGGCACCTCGTGGAGACCGCCGTCCAGGCGTCCTCCCTGACCCGCCGCGTCGGCCGCCCCGACCTCCTGCTGGTCTGCGCGCTGCTGCACGACATCGGCAAGGGCTGGCCCGGCGACCACTCCGTGGCCGGTGAGGTCATCGCCCGCGACGTCGCCGCCCGGATCGGTTTCGACCGCGAGGACATGGCCGTCATCGCCACCGTGGTCCGCCACCACCTGCTGCTCATCGACACCGCGACCCGGCGCGACCTGGACGACCCCGCCACCGTCGGCTCGGTCGCCGCCCGGGTCGGCTCGCTCACCACGCTGGAACTCCTGCACGCCCTCACCGAGGCCGACGCGCTCGCCACCGGGCCCGCCGCCTGGTCGTCCTGGCGCGCCTCGCTCGTCACCGACCTCGTCGCCCGGGTGGCCGCCGTCCTCGCGGGCGACGACCCCGCCGAGCCGGAGCCCACCGCGCCCAGCGCGGAACAGGAACGCCTCGCCGTCGAGGCGCTGCGCACCGGCGGTCCCGTCCTGGCGCTGCACGCCCAGACCGAGCCCCCGAGGGAGACGGCGGACGGCGCGGGCCAGGACACCACGCCCGAACCCGTCGGCGTCGAGCTGCTCATCGCCCTGCCCGACCGGCCCGGCGTGCTGCCCGCCGCCGCCGGGGTGCTGGCCCTGCACCGGCTCACCGTGCGGGCGGCCGATCTGCGCGCCGTCGAACTCCCCACCGAGCTGGGCACCTCCGAGGTCCTGCTGCTGAGCTGGCGGGTGGCCGCCGCCTACGGCTCCCTGCCGCAGGCGGCCCGGCTGCGCGCCGATCTGGTCCGCGCCCTGGACGGCTCCCTGGACATCCGCGCCAGGCTCGCCGAGCGCGAGGCCGCCTACCCCCGCCGCCGGGGCGTGCAGGCCCCGCCGCCGCGCGTCACGGTCGCCCCGACCGCCTCCCGGCACGCGACCGTCATCGAGGTGCGCGCCCAGGACGCGCCGGGGCTGCTGCACCGCATCGGCCACGCGCTGGAGACGGCGGCGGTACGGGTGCGCAGCGCGCACGTCTCCACCCTGGGCGCCAACGCCGTGGACGCCTTCTACGTCACCACCGAGCGCGGTCGCCCCCTCCCGGCGGCGGACGCCGCCGAGCTGGCGAGCGCGGTGGAGACGGCGCTGCGCGGCTGA
- the nsdA gene encoding transcriptional repressor NsdA: protein MDGSGADGTNTGKRPNGQLGSWFLRSGWSKGELARQVNRRARQMGAHHISTDTSRVRRWLDGEQPREPIPRILSELFSERFGAVVAVEDLGLRAAHQSPSVSGVDLPWSGPQTVSLISEFSRSDLMLARRGFLGSSLALAAGPALVEPMQRWLVPAPAGDPARGEPRPASLPRGTRLSGPELDLLESTTAMFREWDAKCGGGLRRKAVVGQLHELTDLLQEPQPEATSRRLFRCAAELAELAGWMSYDVGLQPNAQKYFVLALHAAKEAGDKPLGSYVLSSMSRQMIHLGRPDDALELIHLAQYGSRDSATSRTQAMLYAMEARAYANLGQPSKTKRAVRMAEDTFSDVGLDGEPEPDWIRFFSEAELNGENAHSYRDLAYVAGRSPTYASLAEPVMRRAVELFGKDEEHQRSYALNLIGMATVHLIKREPEQSTALAEQAMEVAASVRSERVNTRLRKTLSTAARDFGHVGDIVDLTERIAARLPESAEAV from the coding sequence GTGGACGGCAGTGGCGCAGACGGCACGAACACCGGCAAGCGCCCGAATGGGCAACTCGGCTCGTGGTTCCTGCGCAGCGGCTGGTCCAAGGGCGAGCTGGCACGTCAGGTCAACCGCAGGGCCCGCCAGATGGGCGCGCACCACATCAGCACGGACACCTCCCGCGTACGCCGCTGGCTCGACGGCGAACAGCCGCGCGAACCGATCCCGCGCATCCTCTCCGAGCTGTTCTCCGAGCGCTTCGGCGCCGTCGTCGCCGTCGAGGACCTCGGGCTGCGCGCCGCGCACCAGTCGCCCTCGGTCTCCGGCGTCGACCTGCCGTGGTCCGGCCCGCAGACGGTCTCCCTGATCAGCGAGTTCTCCCGCAGCGACCTGATGCTGGCGCGGCGCGGCTTCCTCGGCAGCTCGCTGGCGCTGGCCGCGGGACCCGCGCTGGTGGAGCCCATGCAGCGCTGGCTGGTGCCCGCCCCGGCGGGCGACCCGGCCCGCGGCGAGCCGCGGCCGGCGTCCCTGCCGCGCGGCACCCGGCTCTCCGGACCCGAACTCGACCTGCTGGAGTCGACCACCGCGATGTTCCGCGAGTGGGACGCCAAATGCGGCGGCGGACTGCGCCGCAAGGCCGTCGTCGGCCAGCTGCACGAGCTGACCGACCTGCTCCAGGAGCCGCAGCCCGAGGCCACCTCCCGGCGGCTGTTCCGGTGCGCGGCGGAACTCGCCGAGCTGGCGGGCTGGATGAGCTACGACGTGGGCCTCCAGCCCAACGCCCAGAAATACTTCGTGCTCGCCCTGCACGCCGCCAAGGAGGCCGGGGACAAGCCGCTCGGCTCGTACGTCCTCTCCTCCATGAGCCGCCAGATGATCCACCTGGGCCGGCCCGACGACGCGCTGGAGCTGATCCACCTCGCGCAGTACGGCAGCCGCGACAGCGCCACCTCCAGAACCCAGGCCATGCTGTATGCGATGGAGGCGCGGGCGTACGCCAATCTGGGCCAGCCGAGCAAGACCAAGCGCGCCGTCCGGATGGCCGAGGACACCTTCTCCGACGTCGGTCTGGACGGCGAGCCCGAGCCCGACTGGATCCGCTTCTTCTCCGAGGCCGAGCTGAACGGGGAGAACGCCCACTCCTACCGGGACCTGGCCTATGTCGCGGGCCGCAGCCCCACCTACGCCTCCCTCGCGGAGCCGGTCATGCGGCGCGCCGTCGAGCTGTTCGGCAAGGACGAGGAGCACCAGCGGTCGTATGCGCTGAACCTCATCGGCATGGCCACCGTCCACCTCATCAAGCGGGAGCCCGAGCAGTCCACGGCCCTTGCGGAACAGGCCATGGAGGTGGCCGCCAGCGTGCGCTCCGAGCGCGTCAACACCCGGCTCCGCAAGACGCTCTCCACGGCCGCCAGGGACTTCGGACACGTCGGCGACATCGTCGACCTCACCGAGCGCATCGCCGCCCGGCTGCCCGAGTCCGCGGAGGCCGTCTGA
- a CDS encoding RNA-binding protein — translation MLEEALEHLVKGIVDNPDEVQVASRNLRRGRVLEVRVHPDDLGKVIGRNGRTARALRTVVGAIGGRGIRVDLIDVDQVR, via the coding sequence ATGCTCGAGGAGGCTCTTGAGCACCTCGTGAAGGGCATCGTCGACAACCCGGACGAAGTGCAGGTCGCCTCGCGCAACCTGCGGCGCGGCCGGGTGCTGGAGGTCCGGGTGCACCCCGACGACCTCGGCAAGGTGATCGGCCGCAACGGCCGCACCGCACGTGCTCTGCGGACCGTTGTGGGCGCCATCGGCGGCCGCGGCATCCGCGTCGATCTCATCGACGTGGACCAGGTCCGCTGA
- the rpsP gene encoding 30S ribosomal protein S16 produces the protein MAVKIKLKRLGKIRSPHYRIIVADSRTRRDGRAIEEIGLYHPVQNPSRIEVDSDRARYWLSVGAQPTEPVLAILKLTGDWQAHKGLPAPAPLLQPEPKADKRALFEALTKDGDEPKGEAITPKAKKADKKADEAETPAAAESTEA, from the coding sequence GTGGCAGTCAAGATCAAGCTGAAGCGTCTGGGCAAGATCCGTTCGCCTCACTACCGCATCATCGTCGCCGACTCCCGTACCCGCCGTGACGGCCGGGCCATCGAGGAGATCGGTCTGTACCACCCGGTGCAGAACCCCTCGCGGATCGAGGTCGACTCGGACCGCGCGCGTTACTGGCTGTCCGTCGGCGCCCAGCCGACCGAGCCGGTTCTCGCGATCCTCAAGCTGACCGGTGACTGGCAGGCGCACAAGGGCCTGCCGGCCCCCGCGCCGCTGCTCCAGCCGGAGCCGAAGGCCGACAAGCGGGCCCTCTTCGAGGCGCTCACGAAGGACGGCGACGAGCCGAAGGGTGAGGCCATCACCCCGAAGGCGAAGAAGGCCGACAAGAAGGCGGACGAGGCCGAGACCCCGGCCGCCGCCGAGTCGACCGAGGCCTGA